Part of the Vigna unguiculata cultivar IT97K-499-35 chromosome 3, ASM411807v1, whole genome shotgun sequence genome, ATCAAAGATCTTCCCTTTAACCAGTCTCCGGTTTGTCCCAAACCCAAAGAAAGATTGGCTATGGTAGCTTAATTCTGCGACAAGGCCTGTTTCTATGCACCGGATAGTGACATTGCCAACCCAATCAACTCCAGGGACAGGGAAAATTCTGAGAAGGAGATCAGGAGAATTCATTTCATACGTCTCTCCATGATTGTGGAGCTTCAACTGTCGTATGCCATGCACACGAACTTCTACTGAAGTACCTGCATGATTTGAATTCAAAGTTTTTAGTCATTGGAAAATTTAAGAAAGACAAAGACTTCCAATTATTATGGAAattgacatatttattttagaaaagaagATATAAATGTTGAAGAAGTTGAATTACCAGTGAATTTTGGAGAAGTAGAGTTGCACCATATAATTTCTATGTTCTCCTTAGAATCGGTTGCATGGAGTGCAGAGACGGGAGGGTGATGTGAAACCTGAGAACAAAACATGTGTTTATGGAGATTTATTGTgacatgaaaatgaaaaatcagaGCGAGTATAGTACCTGTTCGAGTAAGACATTGAGGGTTCCTTTGGAAACATGGTGAGTCTCACCAAGAGTGGGATTGTAGGGAGCAACACCAACCCAAAAGGGGCGCACTGTGGAAATGGTCCATGCTACAACATTTATGAGTCTATTCAGTGGTGTGTTGCCACCGTTGAGGTTGCTTAGGATGTCTAATGCTGTGGAATATACGCACTCTGCATAGCACTGAAGTTCTGACTTGGGCATGTTGAACTCAGGTGGAAGCTGCACTGATCAAGTACAATAATCACAAATTATCCTAAGATTATTACTTATTTCAAGTTTTAGTtacataaaatgaatattttcttATTGCACAAAACTACAATATTAGTTATAtcttataaaaaagtaaacaaataaaatatgaaaacaataagTAAGAGTTAAAAGTATGTAGTAGCTTACCTTGAAGCAAGAGACATCGGATCCTGGGCGGACATTCTTAAAGAGACTAAGTATGCGGCGGAAAATGTTTGGAGCTTTAGGGTTTGTGTCCTCATCTGATTGCCTCTCCAATGAGAATGGCCTTGTGAGGACTATTTTTTTGTCCTACACCGCAACACAAACATGCccacaaaacaaaaacataagaCACTATAAGTTGTGAATGAGAGAAATAAATATGTGTACTTACTTACCATGTATGGATGTTTGTATCTGCGACAACTTAACTTGTCTTGCAGAACTCAGAAGCTAGCTAAGCTGAACCTGGTGAAGCTGATGAAGCTGAAGAAGCTGAATATATATGGTGGTAGCTACCTACTCTACTTCCtgcttttatttatatcataCGTACACTCTCTGCAAAAACCCTTTATTTCCCCTCTCCTCTACACTACCTACCAGCTTAATAATTCTACCTCACCACCATTCTCTGCAAATATCACTATATGCTGCCCATCtccatttttatcaaataaataattgcattaCTACTTcttaaatatctaaatattgCAGTTTATTCATTAAACTACTTCTTAAACTTTATAACCTAATATCAACTTACTCTTTCACGATACACTTAGTAATAGCATTAAtcacaaaatttaatagtaaaatgTGATTattacacatttattaaattcaaatttatattttttcaagaaattaaataactatCGATTTATAATCATGAAcaagaaagttgaattttggcaCTCGCTTTAACAATTTGTTGGTGTTAtagtatgtgtgtgtgtgcgttaTACTAGaatagaaagaataataaatatgtaatcagaagaaaaaaaacagataaaaaagaagaatgacTCTTACTAAGGTCgcattcatcttttattttgtatattaagtCTTTTATGCTTATGAATTCGTGGAGATCAAATCTAATAGCGAcgtatttttatattaattaaaagtttttgaAATTGGAAATTAACACTTCACACAAGTTTTCCAAACCTTTTTACTAGTAGTAGTagatattttagttaaaaaccTGGGCTTTGAAAGctattatatatttaacctatctaaaacaaataattgatttcgatgttaagaaaaataaataaagctaACGTTTCAATCGGTGTTCACATGTTGCATCATGGATTGACAGATTAAGCACGTTTAACCTGTCTCAAACAATCTATGGTTGTGACAATAAAGACTTTATTCCACTCCCAACGTTTTGCTTTGTCTCTGCATCATGTATCTTTTTGGcccttccttttttttttttttggtttttactattttaattgtCAAATATCAATCTATTCATAAACGAGATGCTtcatatttctaaaaaaaaaactattaactGATAATACAAAAGTActgaattttaaaaagaaagtcactgaaacaatttaataaattacgGAGCTATAATAGGGGCTGCAGGGACCCATTTATGAATGGGTGAACAGTTCCATTCGCCGGTGTCTTTGCTGTAGGACACCCTAAAATTCTTAGGAACCCAACTTTCTCCTTTCACACCTCTTTCTCTCACCATCTTCCTCTCTCTTTCTTCCACACCTTCCTTTTCTGCTCTTGCTTTCTCCCATTCATTTCTCATTATGGCTTCACTCAACTCACCCCAAACAACAGCTGATTCACTTGTCCACACACTCTGCATGTGACAATTACAACAACAATAAAACCTTTTGATGGTCAAAATTATCTAACATCAAGtaaaaatcaaattactaaCTCTATTGATAAATGCTACCAAATTGTTGGTCGTTTCTGTAAAGTACCAAAATGATAACATAATGACAGAGGTTATGAATGTACATCTGTATCTGCTTGGCTATGCAAAAGTTCTTTCTTACAGTACATGTTTGAAAAGGGACGTGTGCTCTGAATTACTGAGTAATACTATCTCCAACCAAGCCATGCCAACACATCGATACAATTAAATGATTGATGTGATATGTTAACAAAATTAtacttctataaaaaaaatcaaagttaaGATAACAAGAAGATATTGTTAATGATTATTGATTGCTGTAGGACTCACTAAAACTGAAGCACATAATGATGTTATGTGAGGGGGTGCTCTACcgtatttaattgtttttgatGTGTTGCTATCATTTGAGTTTCTTTTTCGTTGTCATATGGAAAAAAGAGCAACAATCTTTGacttcttttttaactttgaaaagGATAAACTGATGACGACATACAAAATAGTACTGTTTAACTGTAAAATTAACCAACTATTAAAAACTTAGAATCAAATTACAACCATTATTACTTTTGAATTTTGACAATCTAAcagttaaattaaaagtttttatcaaATAACTAAGCCTGcagatttttataaatatttataattatttgatagcCATCAAATAAAATTACCTTGCTATTAAAAAGTTTGATTGgattacttaaatttaaaacatactaAGAGTTATTAGGTAGAGTAACTCTTCTGGATTAACTTGTTTCTCTCTTCAATACAGTTTTAGTTGTGTTCATATTCTATTGAAAAGAACAAGTTTTTACTTCACTCTTAAAGGGGGTCATTTATCTAAAGCATATTCTTCTAGTTACTAATCAGAAAAAGCTTTTGCAGGCCATGCCAGGAAGATTAGTTGATAAATGTCAGGGATGTACAAATATAACTAACTAAAGATCACAAGCAAATGGAGACAGAACAGAAGTTAATCACCTCTGCATCCTTGACGATAGGTGTTTTGAGGCCTGAAATGACTTCTTTTGCATCATATATCACCCTGACTTCTCCACTGTTTGTATCCTT contains:
- the LOC114179616 gene encoding oxysterol-binding protein-related protein 4C-like isoform X1, which gives rise to MDKKIVLTRPFSLERQSDEDTNPKAPNIFRRILSLFKNVRPGSDVSCFKLPPEFNMPKSELQCYAECVYSTALDILSNLNGGNTPLNRLINVVAWTISTVRPFWVGVAPYNPTLGETHHVSKGTLNVLLEQVSHHPPVSALHATDSKENIEIIWCNSTSPKFTGTSVEVRVHGIRQLKLHNHGETYEMNSPDLLLRIFPVPGVDWVGNVTIRCIETGLVAELSYHSQSFFGFGTNRRLVKGKIFDSLSKKILYKIEGHWDSTVTVKNTENAEVRVIYDAKQVISGLQPPIVKDPESVWATETAHVWSELSEAILNKEWEKAEEAKKSIEERQRELRRERESKGENWVPKHFTVSYSKEKGWNCSPIEKWVPNAPIISL
- the LOC114179616 gene encoding oxysterol-binding protein-related protein 4A-like isoform X2, encoding MPKSELQCYAECVYSTALDILSNLNGGNTPLNRLINVVAWTISTVRPFWVGVAPYNPTLGETHHVSKGTLNVLLEQVSHHPPVSALHATDSKENIEIIWCNSTSPKFTGTSVEVRVHGIRQLKLHNHGETYEMNSPDLLLRIFPVPGVDWVGNVTIRCIETGLVAELSYHSQSFFGFGTNRRLVKGKIFDSLSKKILYKIEGHWDSTVTVKNTENAEVRVIYDAKQVISGLQPPIVKDPESVWATETAHVWSELSEAILNKEWEKAEEAKKSIEERQRELRRERESKGENWVPKHFTVSYSKEKGWNCSPIEKWVPNAPIISL